The DNA segment TACGTTCATATgtgtttgttattattgtttttattatttacgttgtttttgtttcctttcttttttcctttttttttgcagatcgGATTAATTTCTCCTTCTTTCCCACCCGGAGGGCAAActcggtttttgtgtgtgtgcgtgtgtatggcGGGATTGCTTCAcgtgtttttggtgttttttgggTTGTACAGTTTGTTCCTTCGGTGTGTTGTTTCCTTCTCTATTTAGGCAATGCTTTTTCGGTGCCTCTCAGACAGGCACTAGCGGTGATTTGGGGTCTTTTACAATATCGAGCACCTTCCTTAATCACCGTATcaccgtgcgtgtgtgtgtaagagagaAGGTGAAATGTTAGCAACACAAGTAGCACAGCAAAACGACTTCAAAACAGCAAACCTTTCCCCCACCAGGTCCCGTTCAGCTTAACCCCTGTCTGGAGTGTGTCGTTTTTTACTCCAATCGACCTCGCAGATCAAGGAAGAGTCATCTCACTTTCCTCACACTAAAGAAGTGTTGCCTTGCCTAGTCTAGCTGgtggttcgtttcgtttgacTAGCTTGTTGAGGTCGTTAATCAGTAGCGCACGTAGTTTCCCATCAGCTCGTCGGAAGCCGAGGCCGACGTGTCGAATTAGAGAAACCTGAACTGCCCGAAAACTGCACAatccaacacacaaacatcccACAGAGGCACCTTGACGCAGAAGAAGGGGAGAGGGGTAGATTAACGGGAAAGTCCCACGGTGGCGCTGCAGGGCAATGCCTAAAGGTCCGCGCCCATCAGcatctcatcatcatcatcatcatcatcaccatcttcATCAAAGCCATCAACGCCAGTTAGCGAAAAGCCGTTGGTCGGCTGTCGGAAGTAAAGCATCTCGCACCTGTGCTGCGTTCCACCCTTAGGCATCGTCAGGCCCACTGCCAGAAGGCCATCGTAGTGTCGGGCGAGGGCGAAAATTGTGCGGTCAATCAAAGTCAAgcgtgtgttgctgctgcgggtTTGCTACTACTAATAGCCGCTGCTGAGTGTGTTTAATCGGAAGCCGCACACACATCACTAATCATTTAATGGCGGCTCGGTTTTGTTGACGTCACGTTCCCCTGTCACGTTCACGTGGAACATCCCTGTGGGAGAAAGTGTTCTCCgtttctccttcttctcctcctccaaTCCCACTAAACCTATTCGTGGATTGTTTGTTAAACTTTGAATGACGCCTTGAAGAAACCTTCAGTCgtcgtttgacgtttaagAGCAACCAAATATCCTCAAACATCCTGTTgcttttgcacacacacaaattcaaaCCCTTTGGAGACGTTCTTCCTAACATTTTTGAATAtattctctttcttttgcgTGGAAATCTAAATACTATAAACGGCAATGTATTGTTCCAAACACACCGTTTCCTATATTTGAACCAACCTCCCCAATAGTTCGGCGGAACTCGCAGCGAGTTCGTCGGCAAACTGCGCGCCCTCTGTGAAGCGGGCGGTGTAACAGGGCTCGCTGGcagcggaggaggaggaggtgttggtggtggagcagGTGGAGGCGTCGAAGAAAAGCGCATCAGCAAAAGCACCGACGACATTGCGGATAGCGACGAGCGCGACATGACCAATACACAGGTAATCTCAACTCACCGAGAGAGTGACCGTCTACTAATCCGCggactacttctactactaaTACACCCGATGTGATGCCGAGAGTCTTCAGTAGTTTTGACTAACTTCCAACCGTAGctccgtgtgtgtggtggCAACTTAATTAACCTTTCAACTCGGAATATCTAACCTACAGGAGCGGAGCAACAGTAATATCATTCCGATCGATGACTAACAACACGCTTGTGTTTCTTCCCTACCTTTCCTCCCGTTTTGTACAGCTCTGGTTCCGTGGCGTCCGGCCATCCAAGTTCCGGCACGTGTACGGTTTGCCGACGCGCAAGGAGTGCTGCTACACCGACATCAGCGTGGTGCGCAGCGGCAACGATGGTAACTTCTGTGCGGTGAACCCAACGTTCCTCGCGATCGTAGCCGACACGACGTTCGTGGTCATCCCGATCGCGACGACCGGGCGGATCGATTTCCAGTGCTGCAAGGTGATTGGTCATGCGGGTCAGATACTCGATCTGAAGTGGAACCCGTTCGACGATCACACCATCGCGTCCGCTTCGGATGATTGtacggtatgtgtgtgtgtgtgtgtgtgtgtgtgtgtgtgattgatgAAGAGCTTAATTCTCCTAATAACCAACTCGTTGACATTATCGTTTTCAGATCAAAATTTGGAACATTCCCGAGGGTGGATTGGTCAACAACCTCACCAACTACGTGACGGAGCTGGTCGGCCACAAGCGCAAGGTGCTGCACATCGAATGGCACCCAACGGCGTCGAATGTGTTGCTGAGTGCCGGGTTCGATCacaccgtgtgcgtgtgggaCACGGGCAACACCGAGCGTCCGCTGCTGAACGTTATCGACTGCCACGTGGACATGATCTACAGTCTTGCGATCAACCGGGACGGGTCGATGATTGCCACCACGTCCAAGGACAAGAAGCTGCGTGTGATCGAACCACGCAGCGGTATTGTCGTTTCGGTAAGAGCTCCTGTTTACTTTCCGGTCAAGCATCGTCCTAATACTGTTCCCTTTCGTCTCCAGGAGGGCATCTGTCATCTGGGTACCAAGTGTTCGAAGGCCGTGTTCCTGGACAATGGGCGCATCCTGACGACGGGCTTTTCGCGCCACTCCGACCGTCAGTATGCCGTGTGGGATCAGCACGATCTGAGGAAACCGCTCACGCAGGAGGTGATTGACAGCTCGAGCGGCATCGTCACGCCGTACTACGACTACGACACGCGCATGGTGTACCTGGCGGGCAAGGGCGACGGCAACATCCGGTACTACGAGGTGGTGGACGAGCCGCCGTACGTCCACTATCTGAACCAGTTCCTGTCCGGCCAGCCGCAGAAGGCGCTCGGCTTCATGCCGAAGCGTGGCCTCAACGTGCACCAGTGCGAAGTGTTCCGCTTCTACAAGCTGCACGCGGCCGGCAACATCTGCGAGCCCATCTCGATGATAGTGCCGCGCAAGTCGACCCTGTTCCAGAGCGATCTCTACCCGGACACGCTCGCGAACCTGCCGGCGATCGGGGCGAAGGAATGGTTCCAGGGTCGCAACGTTTCACCGATCCTGATGTCCATGAAGACGGGTAAgggtgtggtggtggatgtGAAAGATATGATCAGTACTAACAacggggttttttgttgttgttgtaggtGAATCCATCATGGAGGTGTCGAATGGCAAATCGAACCGTAACAGTATCGAGTCCAAAATCCAGCGAACACATTCCATCCATCTTGCCAACGGAAATCAAACGAACGGAGGCACCAACACCAACGGTCACACCGTGTCAATTTCAAACGGAACCGATAAgaaccaccagcaacagcagcaacagcagcagaatgGCGGAAACTATGGATCGAATCTGAccaacggcaacaacaacaacaacaatcattCCATCAgcgtgaagcagcagcaacacaactCGCTTAACAAAGAGAACGAACAGCTCGACAACCGCAAGAGTGATAACAATACGAAGAAGTTTGCCTTCCTTTCGCAACCGACCATTCCTGACTATCGACCACAAACGGTAAGCAAACAGGGTTTGATTTTAAGGATTTTGATTGTTAATTCCACCCATTTCTCTCCATCCCCATTCGCAGATAATCGAGAAAAGCCAGAAAACGTCCACCAACCAGAGTACAAAGTTTCACCAGCTGCAGGCAATCTTTGGGCAGCAGACGACCAACCACAAGGACATTGCCAACCTG comes from the Anopheles coluzzii chromosome 2, AcolN3, whole genome shotgun sequence genome and includes:
- the LOC120952401 gene encoding coronin-1A-like isoform X3 — protein: MSSVCTRSSTFNFGGTRSEFVGKLRALCEAGGVTGLAGSGGGGGVGGGAGGGVEEKRISKSTDDIADSDERDMTNTQLWFRGVRPSKFRHVYGLPTRKECCYTDISVVRSGNDGNFCAVNPTFLAIVADTTFVVIPIATTGRIDFQCCKVIGHAGQILDLKWNPFDDHTIASASDDCTIKIWNIPEGGLVNNLTNYVTELVGHKRKVLHIEWHPTASNVLLSAGFDHTVCVWDTGNTERPLLNVIDCHVDMIYSLAINRDGSMIATTSKDKKLRVIEPRSGIVVSEGICHLGTKCSKAVFLDNGRILTTGFSRHSDRQYAVWDQHDLRKPLTQEVIDSSSGIVTPYYDYDTRMVYLAGKGDGNIRYYEVVDEPPYVHYLNQFLSGQPQKALGFMPKRGLNVHQCEVFRFYKLHAAGNICEPISMIVPRKSTLFQSDLYPDTLANLPAIGAKEWFQGRNVSPILMSMKTGESIMEVSNGKSNRNSIESKIQRTHSIHLANGNQTNGGTNTNGHTVSISNGTDKNHQQQQQQQQNGGNYGSNLTNGNNNNNNHSISVKQQQHNSLNKENEQLDNRKSDNNTKKFAFLSQPTIPDYRPQTIIEKSQKTSTNQSTKFHQLQAIFGQQTTNHKDIANLQNNLLSNSRNSSRNSSLENINLLNSENELRKAFNKQADEIKSLRKTLNVSEKRVRELEAEVKRLQQQLKQHQ
- the LOC120952401 gene encoding coronin-1B-like isoform X1, which translates into the protein MLELQHPDAGGDVQLGTRSVIPSAATTRSALEAIKKKFELAAAADVSEKLLAEKGKEQKLAAGGVPSTPDGTETTPAKPPSALGLIDSRGCAKPTKKFGGTRSEFVGKLRALCEAGGVTGLAGSGGGGGVGGGAGGGVEEKRISKSTDDIADSDERDMTNTQLWFRGVRPSKFRHVYGLPTRKECCYTDISVVRSGNDGNFCAVNPTFLAIVADTTFVVIPIATTGRIDFQCCKVIGHAGQILDLKWNPFDDHTIASASDDCTIKIWNIPEGGLVNNLTNYVTELVGHKRKVLHIEWHPTASNVLLSAGFDHTVCVWDTGNTERPLLNVIDCHVDMIYSLAINRDGSMIATTSKDKKLRVIEPRSGIVVSEGICHLGTKCSKAVFLDNGRILTTGFSRHSDRQYAVWDQHDLRKPLTQEVIDSSSGIVTPYYDYDTRMVYLAGKGDGNIRYYEVVDEPPYVHYLNQFLSGQPQKALGFMPKRGLNVHQCEVFRFYKLHAAGNICEPISMIVPRKSTLFQSDLYPDTLANLPAIGAKEWFQGRNVSPILMSMKTGESIMEVSNGKSNRNSIESKIQRTHSIHLANGNQTNGGTNTNGHTVSISNGTDKNHQQQQQQQQNGGNYGSNLTNGNNNNNNHSISVKQQQHNSLNKENEQLDNRKSDNNTKKFAFLSQPTIPDYRPQTIIEKSQKTSTNQSTKFHQLQAIFGQQTTNHKDIANLQNNLLSNSRNSSRNSSLENINLLNSENELRKAFNKQADEIKSLRKTLNVSEKRVRELEAEVKRLQQQLKQHQ
- the LOC120952401 gene encoding coronin-1A-like isoform X4, coding for MTNTQLWFRGVRPSKFRHVYGLPTRKECCYTDISVVRSGNDGNFCAVNPTFLAIVADTTFVVIPIATTGRIDFQCCKVIGHAGQILDLKWNPFDDHTIASASDDCTIKIWNIPEGGLVNNLTNYVTELVGHKRKVLHIEWHPTASNVLLSAGFDHTVCVWDTGNTERPLLNVIDCHVDMIYSLAINRDGSMIATTSKDKKLRVIEPRSGIVVSEGICHLGTKCSKAVFLDNGRILTTGFSRHSDRQYAVWDQHDLRKPLTQEVIDSSSGIVTPYYDYDTRMVYLAGKGDGNIRYYEVVDEPPYVHYLNQFLSGQPQKALGFMPKRGLNVHQCEVFRFYKLHAAGNICEPISMIVPRKSTLFQSDLYPDTLANLPAIGAKEWFQGRNVSPILMSMKTGESIMEVSNGKSNRNSIESKIQRTHSIHLANGNQTNGGTNTNGHTVSISNGTDKNHQQQQQQQQNGGNYGSNLTNGNNNNNNHSISVKQQQHNSLNKENEQLDNRKSDNNTKKFAFLSQPTIPDYRPQTIIEKSQKTSTNQSTKFHQLQAIFGQQTTNHKDIANLQNNLLSNSRNSSRNSSLENINLLNSENELRKAFNKQADEIKSLRKTLNVSEKRVRELEAEVKRLQQQLKQHQ
- the LOC120952401 gene encoding coronin-1A-like isoform X2, coding for MLELQHPDAGGDVQLGTRSVIPSAATTRSALEAIKKKFELAAAADVSEKLLAEKGKEQKLAAGGVPSTPDGTETTPAKPPSALGLIDSRGCAKPTKKLWFRGVRPSKFRHVYGLPTRKECCYTDISVVRSGNDGNFCAVNPTFLAIVADTTFVVIPIATTGRIDFQCCKVIGHAGQILDLKWNPFDDHTIASASDDCTIKIWNIPEGGLVNNLTNYVTELVGHKRKVLHIEWHPTASNVLLSAGFDHTVCVWDTGNTERPLLNVIDCHVDMIYSLAINRDGSMIATTSKDKKLRVIEPRSGIVVSEGICHLGTKCSKAVFLDNGRILTTGFSRHSDRQYAVWDQHDLRKPLTQEVIDSSSGIVTPYYDYDTRMVYLAGKGDGNIRYYEVVDEPPYVHYLNQFLSGQPQKALGFMPKRGLNVHQCEVFRFYKLHAAGNICEPISMIVPRKSTLFQSDLYPDTLANLPAIGAKEWFQGRNVSPILMSMKTGESIMEVSNGKSNRNSIESKIQRTHSIHLANGNQTNGGTNTNGHTVSISNGTDKNHQQQQQQQQNGGNYGSNLTNGNNNNNNHSISVKQQQHNSLNKENEQLDNRKSDNNTKKFAFLSQPTIPDYRPQTIIEKSQKTSTNQSTKFHQLQAIFGQQTTNHKDIANLQNNLLSNSRNSSRNSSLENINLLNSENELRKAFNKQADEIKSLRKTLNVSEKRVRELEAEVKRLQQQLKQHQ